Proteins from one Chelonia mydas isolate rCheMyd1 chromosome 14, rCheMyd1.pri.v2, whole genome shotgun sequence genomic window:
- the LOC119567513 gene encoding zinc finger protein 585B-like isoform X7 encodes MQENYKTVTSLGFPLPKPDLITRLEQGEEPWVPDLQACEKKEIPRGSHTAGDERVSDKKEGNQQQEVSWDGEPQGTFVGRTEGNFSQCLAQGEAWGNWQRSKRLLGNHSREQMDESIIYGEGHRNPTARQTTPKEDKHYECLGYGKGFILRPALLMLQAINTGEKTLQCLDCGENFNKHSQLTNHGRSQMGEKPSRCLEGRNCLNWKSALITHQKIHTDNRPHKCLDCGKSFIQRSVLVRHQAIHTGERPHKCIDCGKSFIQRSDLVRHQAVHTGERPHKCIDCGKSFIRRSHLLIHQAIHTGERPHKCLDCGKSFIQRSHLLIHQAVHTGETPHKCLDCGKSFIQKSTLVVHQAIHTGERHKCLDCGKSFTQRSNLLIHQAVHTGERPHKCLDCGKSYIRRSDLVKHQAIHTGERPHKCLECGKSFIRRSDLVNHQAIHTGERPHKCLVCGKSFIRRSDLVNHQAIHTGERPHKCLDCGKSFTVRSNLVKHQAIHTGERPHKCLDCGKSFTQKSNLLIHQAIHTGERPHKCLDCGKSFIQRSNLVDHQAIHTGERPHKCLDCGKSFIQRSNLLIHQAIHTGERPHKCLDCGKSFIRRSDLVNHQAIHTGERPHKCLDCGKSFIRRSDLLIHQAIHTGERPHKCLDCGKSFRQRSHLVKHQAIHTRGRP; translated from the exons atgcaggagaactacaagacggtgacctcgctgg GATTCCCCCTTCCCAAACCTGACCTGATCACCCggctggaacaaggggaagagccgtgggtgCCCGATCTTCAGGCCTGTGAGAAAAAAGAGATCCCGAGAGGCTCCCACACAG caggtgatgaGAGAGTGAGTGACAAGAAGGAGGGGAATCAACAGCAGGAAGTTTCATGGGACGGGGAACCACAGGGGACCTTTGTGGGAAGAActgaagggaatttttcccagtgcttggcacagggagaagcctggggaaaTTGGCAGAGGTCAaagaggctgctgggaaaccACTCAAGGGAGCAAATGGATGAATCTATTATATATGGGGAAGGACACAGGAATCCCACAGCCCGGCAGACAACCCCCAAGGAAGACAAACACTATGAATGCCTCGGTTATGGGAAAGGATTCATTCTGAGACCGGCGCTTCTTATGCTTCAGGCAATAAATACTGGAGAGAAAACACTtcagtgcttggactgtggggaaAACTTTAATAAGCACTCACAACTTACTAACCATGGGAGAAGCCAAATGGGAGAGAAACCCTCTCGGTGCCTTGAGGGCAGGAATTGTTTGAATTGGAAGTCAGCACTGATtacacatcagaaaatccacacagacaacagaccccataagtgcttagactgtggaaaaagtttcatacagaggtcAGTCCTTGTCagacatcaggcaatccacactggagagagaccccataagtgcatagactgtggaaaaagtttcatacagaggtcAGACCTTGTCAGACATCAGGCAGTCCAtactggagagagaccccataagtgcatagactgtgggaaaagtttcatacggaGATCACACCTTCTTatacatcaggcaatccacaccggagagagaccccacaagtgcttagactgtgggaaaagtttcatacagagatCACACCTTCTTATACATCAGGCAGTCCACACTGGAGAGacaccccataagtgcttagactgtggaaaaagtttcatacagaAGTCAACCCTTGTTgtacatcaggcaatccacaccgGAGAGAGacataagtgcttagactgtgggaagaGTTTCACACAGAGGTCAAACCTTCTTATACATCAGGCagtccacactggagagagaccccataagtgcttagactgtgggaaaagttacatacggaggtcagaccttgttaaacatcaggcaatccacacaggagagagaccccataagtgcttggagtgtggaaaaagtttcatacggaggtcagaccttgttaatCATCAg gcaatccacacgggagagagaccccataagtgcttagtctgtgggaaaagtttcatacggaggtcagaccttgttaatcatcaggcaatccacacaggagagagaccccataagtgcttagactgtgggaagaGTTTCACAGTGAGGTCAaaccttgttaaacatcaggcaatccacacaggagagagaccccataagtgcttagactgtgggaagaGTTTCACACAGAAGTCAAACCTTCTTatacatcaggcaatccacactggagagagaccccataagtgcttagactgtgggaaaagtttcatacagaggtcAAACCTTGTTgatcatcaggcaatccacacaggagagagaccccataagtgcttagactgtgggaagaGTTTCATACAGAGGTCAAACCTTCTTatacatcaggcaatccacactggagagagaccccataagtgcttagactgtgggaaaagtttcatacggaggtcagaccttgttaatcatcaggcaatccacacaggagagagaccccataagtgcttggactgtgggaagagTTTCATACGGAGGTCAGACCTTCTTatacatcaggcaatccacactggagagagaccccataagtgcttagactgtgggaaaagtttcagacaGAGGTCCCACCTTGTTAAACATCAAGCAATTCATACAAGAGGGAGACCATAA
- the LOC119567513 gene encoding zinc finger protein 501-like isoform X14, with amino-acid sequence MQENYKTVTSLGFPLPKPDLITRLEQGEEPWVPDLQACEKKEIPRGSHTAGDERVSDKKEGNQQQEVSWDGEPQGTFVGRTEGNFSQCLAQGEAWGNWQRSKRLLGNHSREQMDESIIYGEGHRNPTARQTTPKEDKHYECLGYGKGFILRPALLMLQAINTGEKTLQCLDCGENFNKHSQLTNHGRSQMGEKPSRCLEGRNCLNWKSALITHQKIHTDNRPHKCLDCGKSFIQRSVLVRHQAIHTGERPHKCIDCGKSFIQRSDLVRHQAVHTGERPHKCIDCGKSFIRRSHLLIHQAIHTGERPHKCLDCGKSFIQRSHLLIHQAVHTGETPHKCLDCGKSFIQKSTLVVHQAIHTGERHKCLDCGKSFTQRSNLLIHQAVHTGERPHKCLDCGKSYIRRSDLVKHQAIHTGERPHNA; translated from the exons atgcaggagaactacaagacggtgacctcgctgg GATTCCCCCTTCCCAAACCTGACCTGATCACCCggctggaacaaggggaagagccgtgggtgCCCGATCTTCAGGCCTGTGAGAAAAAAGAGATCCCGAGAGGCTCCCACACAG caggtgatgaGAGAGTGAGTGACAAGAAGGAGGGGAATCAACAGCAGGAAGTTTCATGGGACGGGGAACCACAGGGGACCTTTGTGGGAAGAActgaagggaatttttcccagtgcttggcacagggagaagcctggggaaaTTGGCAGAGGTCAaagaggctgctgggaaaccACTCAAGGGAGCAAATGGATGAATCTATTATATATGGGGAAGGACACAGGAATCCCACAGCCCGGCAGACAACCCCCAAGGAAGACAAACACTATGAATGCCTCGGTTATGGGAAAGGATTCATTCTGAGACCGGCGCTTCTTATGCTTCAGGCAATAAATACTGGAGAGAAAACACTtcagtgcttggactgtggggaaAACTTTAATAAGCACTCACAACTTACTAACCATGGGAGAAGCCAAATGGGAGAGAAACCCTCTCGGTGCCTTGAGGGCAGGAATTGTTTGAATTGGAAGTCAGCACTGATtacacatcagaaaatccacacagacaacagaccccataagtgcttagactgtggaaaaagtttcatacagaggtcAGTCCTTGTCagacatcaggcaatccacactggagagagaccccataagtgcatagactgtggaaaaagtttcatacagaggtcAGACCTTGTCAGACATCAGGCAGTCCAtactggagagagaccccataagtgcatagactgtgggaaaagtttcatacggaGATCACACCTTCTTatacatcaggcaatccacaccggagagagaccccacaagtgcttagactgtgggaaaagtttcatacagagatCACACCTTCTTATACATCAGGCAGTCCACACTGGAGAGacaccccataagtgcttagactgtggaaaaagtttcatacagaAGTCAACCCTTGTTgtacatcaggcaatccacaccgGAGAGAGacataagtgcttagactgtgggaagaGTTTCACACAGAGGTCAAACCTTCTTATACATCAGGCagtccacactggagagagaccccataagtgcttagactgtgggaaaagttacatacggaggtcagaccttgttaaacatcaggcaatccacacaggagagagaccccataa tgcttag
- the LOC119567513 gene encoding zinc finger protein 585A-like isoform X5, which produces MQENYKTVTSLGFPLPKPDLITRLEQGEEPWVPDLQACEKKEIPRGSHTAGDERVSDKKEGNQQQEVSWDGEPQGTFVGRTEGNFSQCLAQGEAWGNWQRSKRLLGNHSREQMDESIIYGEGHRNPTARQTTPKEDKHYECLGYGKGFILRPALLMLQAINTGEKTLQCLDCGENFNKHSQLTNHGRSQMGEKPSRCLEGRNCLNWKSALITHQKIHTDNRPHKCLDCGKSFIQRSVLVRHQAIHTGERPHKCIDCGKSFIQRSDLVRHQAVHTGERPHKCIDCGKSFIRRSHLLIHQAIHTGERPHKCLDCGKSFIQRSHLLIHQAVHTGETPHKCLDCGKSFIQKSTLVVHQAIHTGERHKCLDCGKSFTQRSNLLIHQAVHTGERPHKCLDCGKSYIRRSDLVKHQAIHTGERPHKCLECGKSFIRRSDLVNHQAIHTGERPYKCLDCGKSFIQRSNFLIHQAIHTGERPHKCLVCGKSFIRRSDLVNHQAIHTGERPHKCLDCGKSFTVRSNLVKHQAIHTGERPHKCLDCGKSFTQKSNLLIHQAIHTGERPHKCLDCGKSFIQRSNLVDHQAIHTGERPHKCLDCGKSFIQRSNLLIHQAIHTGERPHKCLDCGKSFIRRSDLVNHQAIHTGERPHKCLDCGKSFIRRSDLLIHQAIHTGERPHKCLDCGKSFRQRSHLVKHQAIHTRGRP; this is translated from the exons atgcaggagaactacaagacggtgacctcgctgg GATTCCCCCTTCCCAAACCTGACCTGATCACCCggctggaacaaggggaagagccgtgggtgCCCGATCTTCAGGCCTGTGAGAAAAAAGAGATCCCGAGAGGCTCCCACACAG caggtgatgaGAGAGTGAGTGACAAGAAGGAGGGGAATCAACAGCAGGAAGTTTCATGGGACGGGGAACCACAGGGGACCTTTGTGGGAAGAActgaagggaatttttcccagtgcttggcacagggagaagcctggggaaaTTGGCAGAGGTCAaagaggctgctgggaaaccACTCAAGGGAGCAAATGGATGAATCTATTATATATGGGGAAGGACACAGGAATCCCACAGCCCGGCAGACAACCCCCAAGGAAGACAAACACTATGAATGCCTCGGTTATGGGAAAGGATTCATTCTGAGACCGGCGCTTCTTATGCTTCAGGCAATAAATACTGGAGAGAAAACACTtcagtgcttggactgtggggaaAACTTTAATAAGCACTCACAACTTACTAACCATGGGAGAAGCCAAATGGGAGAGAAACCCTCTCGGTGCCTTGAGGGCAGGAATTGTTTGAATTGGAAGTCAGCACTGATtacacatcagaaaatccacacagacaacagaccccataagtgcttagactgtggaaaaagtttcatacagaggtcAGTCCTTGTCagacatcaggcaatccacactggagagagaccccataagtgcatagactgtggaaaaagtttcatacagaggtcAGACCTTGTCAGACATCAGGCAGTCCAtactggagagagaccccataagtgcatagactgtgggaaaagtttcatacggaGATCACACCTTCTTatacatcaggcaatccacaccggagagagaccccacaagtgcttagactgtgggaaaagtttcatacagagatCACACCTTCTTATACATCAGGCAGTCCACACTGGAGAGacaccccataagtgcttagactgtggaaaaagtttcatacagaAGTCAACCCTTGTTgtacatcaggcaatccacaccgGAGAGAGacataagtgcttagactgtgggaagaGTTTCACACAGAGGTCAAACCTTCTTATACATCAGGCagtccacactggagagagaccccataagtgcttagactgtgggaaaagttacatacggaggtcagaccttgttaaacatcaggcaatccacacaggagagagaccccataagtgcttggagtgtggaaaaagtttcatacggaggtcagaccttgttaatCATCAg gcaatccacacaggagagagaccctataagtgcttagactgtgggaagaGTTTCATACAGAGGTCAAACTTTCTTatacatcaggcaatccacacgggagagagaccccataagtgcttagtctgtgggaaaagtttcatacggaggtcagaccttgttaatcatcaggcaatccacacaggagagagaccccataagtgcttagactgtgggaagaGTTTCACAGTGAGGTCAaaccttgttaaacatcaggcaatccacacaggagagagaccccataagtgcttagactgtgggaagaGTTTCACACAGAAGTCAAACCTTCTTatacatcaggcaatccacactggagagagaccccataagtgcttagactgtgggaaaagtttcatacagaggtcAAACCTTGTTgatcatcaggcaatccacacaggagagagaccccataagtgcttagactgtgggaagaGTTTCATACAGAGGTCAAACCTTCTTatacatcaggcaatccacactggagagagaccccataagtgcttagactgtgggaaaagtttcatacggaggtcagaccttgttaatcatcaggcaatccacacaggagagagaccccataagtgcttggactgtgggaagagTTTCATACGGAGGTCAGACCTTCTTatacatcaggcaatccacactggagagagaccccataagtgcttagactgtgggaaaagtttcagacaGAGGTCCCACCTTGTTAAACATCAAGCAATTCATACAAGAGGGAGACCATAA
- the LOC119567513 gene encoding zinc finger protein 585B-like isoform X11, with the protein MQENYKTVTSLGFPLPKPDLITRLEQGEEPWVPDLQACEKKEIPRGSHTAGDERVSDKKEGNQQQEVSWDGEPQGTFVGRTEGNFSQCLAQGEAWGNWQRSKRLLGNHSREQMDESIIYGEGHRNPTARQTTPKEDKHYECLGYGKGFILRPALLMLQAINTGEKTLQCLDCGENFNKHSQLTNHGRSQMGEKPSRCLEGRNCLNWKSALITHQKIHTDNRPHKCLDCGKSFIQRSVLVRHQAIHTGERPHKCIDCGKSFIQRSDLVRHQAVHTGERPHKCIDCGKSFIRRSHLLIHQAIHTGERPHKCLDCGKSFIQRSHLLIHQAVHTGETPHKCLDCGKSFIQKSTLVVHQAIHTGERHKCLDCGKSFTQRSNLLIHQAVHTGERPHKCLDCGKSYIRRSDLVKHQAIHTGERPHKCLECGKSFIRRSDLVNHQAIHTGERPYKCLDCGKSFIQRSDLVNHQAIHTGERPHKCLDCGKSFTVRSNLVKHQAIHTGERPHKCLDCGKSFTQKSNLLIHQAIHTGERPHKCLDCGKSFIQRSNLVDHQAIHTGERPHKCLDCGKSFIQRSNLLIHQAIHTGERPHKCLDCGKSFIRRSDLVNHQAIHTGERPHKCLDCGKSFIRRSDLLIHQAIHTGERPHKCLDCGKSFRQRSHLVKHQAIHTRGRP; encoded by the exons atgcaggagaactacaagacggtgacctcgctgg GATTCCCCCTTCCCAAACCTGACCTGATCACCCggctggaacaaggggaagagccgtgggtgCCCGATCTTCAGGCCTGTGAGAAAAAAGAGATCCCGAGAGGCTCCCACACAG caggtgatgaGAGAGTGAGTGACAAGAAGGAGGGGAATCAACAGCAGGAAGTTTCATGGGACGGGGAACCACAGGGGACCTTTGTGGGAAGAActgaagggaatttttcccagtgcttggcacagggagaagcctggggaaaTTGGCAGAGGTCAaagaggctgctgggaaaccACTCAAGGGAGCAAATGGATGAATCTATTATATATGGGGAAGGACACAGGAATCCCACAGCCCGGCAGACAACCCCCAAGGAAGACAAACACTATGAATGCCTCGGTTATGGGAAAGGATTCATTCTGAGACCGGCGCTTCTTATGCTTCAGGCAATAAATACTGGAGAGAAAACACTtcagtgcttggactgtggggaaAACTTTAATAAGCACTCACAACTTACTAACCATGGGAGAAGCCAAATGGGAGAGAAACCCTCTCGGTGCCTTGAGGGCAGGAATTGTTTGAATTGGAAGTCAGCACTGATtacacatcagaaaatccacacagacaacagaccccataagtgcttagactgtggaaaaagtttcatacagaggtcAGTCCTTGTCagacatcaggcaatccacactggagagagaccccataagtgcatagactgtggaaaaagtttcatacagaggtcAGACCTTGTCAGACATCAGGCAGTCCAtactggagagagaccccataagtgcatagactgtgggaaaagtttcatacggaGATCACACCTTCTTatacatcaggcaatccacaccggagagagaccccacaagtgcttagactgtgggaaaagtttcatacagagatCACACCTTCTTATACATCAGGCAGTCCACACTGGAGAGacaccccataagtgcttagactgtggaaaaagtttcatacagaAGTCAACCCTTGTTgtacatcaggcaatccacaccgGAGAGAGacataagtgcttagactgtgggaagaGTTTCACACAGAGGTCAAACCTTCTTATACATCAGGCagtccacactggagagagaccccataagtgcttagactgtgggaaaagttacatacggaggtcagaccttgttaaacatcaggcaatccacacaggagagagaccccataagtgcttggagtgtggaaaaagtttcatacggaggtcagaccttgttaatCATCAg gcaatccacacaggagagagaccctataagtgcttagactgtgggaagaGTTTCATACAGAG gtcagaccttgttaatcatcaggcaatccacacaggagagagaccccataagtgcttagactgtgggaagaGTTTCACAGTGAGGTCAaaccttgttaaacatcaggcaatccacacaggagagagaccccataagtgcttagactgtgggaagaGTTTCACACAGAAGTCAAACCTTCTTatacatcaggcaatccacactggagagagaccccataagtgcttagactgtgggaaaagtttcatacagaggtcAAACCTTGTTgatcatcaggcaatccacacaggagagagaccccataagtgcttagactgtgggaagaGTTTCATACAGAGGTCAAACCTTCTTatacatcaggcaatccacactggagagagaccccataagtgcttagactgtgggaaaagtttcatacggaggtcagaccttgttaatcatcaggcaatccacacaggagagagaccccataagtgcttggactgtgggaagagTTTCATACGGAGGTCAGACCTTCTTatacatcaggcaatccacactggagagagaccccataagtgcttagactgtgggaaaagtttcagacaGAGGTCCCACCTTGTTAAACATCAAGCAATTCATACAAGAGGGAGACCATAA